A DNA window from Parus major isolate Abel chromosome 9, Parus_major1.1, whole genome shotgun sequence contains the following coding sequences:
- the KLHL6 gene encoding kelch-like protein 6 isoform X1: MGDTLEKSSEEPEISLNNECSTKMGDLVEVSSAEKVKFDDTGLSLVLQNGLENLRLENSLTDVILCVDSREFSCHRVVLAAASNYFRAMFCNDLREKYEEKIILKGVDAETMNILLDYTYTSKMLITKQNVQKVLEAASLFQFLRMVDACASFLTEALQPENCVGILRLADAHSLHSLKQQVQNYIIQNFTQVLNYEEFLELPADILCSTLKSDDLCVTEESQVFETVMNWVRYKESERLSLLPYVLENVRLPLLDPWYFVETVEADQLIRQCPDVFPLLQEARMYHLSGNEIITERTKPRMHEFQSEVFMIIGGCTKDEKFVAEVTCLDPLRRSRLEVAKLPITEQEPENENRKWVEFACITLKNEVYISGGKETKHDVWKYNASINKWIQIEYLNIGRWRHKMAVLGGKVYVIGGFDGMQRINSMEAYDPFHNCWSEAAPLMVNVSSFAAASYKKRLYVIGGGPNGKLATDKTQCYDPATNTWSLRAAMPVEAKCINAASFRDHIYVVGGAMKALYSYSPQEDTWCLVTQFTHERASCGISPCNNKLFITGGRDEKNEVIATVLCWDPETQKLTEECVLPRGVSHHGSVTLRKSYTPIRKVVPGAVSV, encoded by the exons ATGGGGGACACGCTGGAGAAGAGCTCTGAGGAGCCCGAGATCTCTTTGAACAATGAGTGTTCAACGAAAATGGGGGACCTGGTGGAAGTGTCAAGTGCTGAAAAGGTCAAGTTTGATGATACAGGTCTCTCTCTGGTGCTCCAGAATGGCCTAGAGAACCTTCGGCTCGAAAATTCCCTTACAGACGTCATCCTGTGCGTGGACAGCAGGGAATTCTCCTGTCACCGAGTGGTCCTTGCTGCAGCAAGCAATTATTTCAG GGCCATGTTCTGCAATGATTTAAGAGAGAAATATGAGGAGAAGATCATACTAAAAGGAGTTGATGCAGAAACCATGAATATACTCTTGGACTACACTTACACCAGCAAGATGCTCATCACAAAGCAAAATGTACAGAAGGTCTTGGAAGCTGCCAGCCTCTTTCAG TTCCTGCGCATGGTAGATGCTTGTGCCAGTTTTCTCACCGAAGCACTCCAGCCGGAGAACTGCGTTGGAATCCTGAGGCTGGCTGATGCCCactccctgcacagcctcaAACAACAGGTACAGAACTACATTATCCAGAACTTCACCCAGGTTCTGAACTACGAGGAgttcctggagctgcctgcGGACATCCTGTGCAGCACACTGAAGAGTGATGACCTGTGTGTCACCGAGGAGTCACAGGTGTTCGAAACAGTGATGAACTGGGTCCGTTACAAGGAGTCAGAAAGGCTTTCACTCCTGCCCTACGTGCTGGAGAATGTCCGGCTGCCCCTCTTGGACCCCTGGTATTTTGTAGAGACTGTTGAAGCTGATCAACTCATAAGACAGTGTCCAGATGTCTTTCCTTTGCTCCAAGAAGCAAGAATGTACCATCTGTCAGGCAATGAG ATTATTACAGAAAGGACCAAGCCCAGGATGCATGAGTTCCAGTCTGAGGTGTTTATGATCATAGGGGGCTGTACAAAAGATGAGAAGTTTGTGGCAGAAGTGACTTGCCTGGATCCTTTGAGGCGAAGCCGTCTGGAAGTAGCGAAATTGCCAATCACAGAGCAGGAGCCGGAGAACGAGAATAGAAAATGGGTGGAGTTTGCATGTATTACTCTGAAAAATGAAGTCTACATATCGG GTGGCAAAGAAACAAAGCACGATGTCTGGAAATACAACGCCTCCATCAACAAATGGATACAAATTGAGTATCTCAATATTGGGCGCTGGAGACATAAAATGGCAGTGTTGGGAGGCAAAGTGTATGTCATTGGGGGGTTTGATGGCATGCAGAGAATCAACAGCATGGAAGCATATGATCCCTTTCATAACTGCTGGTCAGAG gctgctcccctGATGGTCAACGTGAGCTCCTTTGCAGCAGCCAGCTACAAGAAGAGGCTGTACGTGATTGGGGGGGGTCCCAACGGGAAGCTGGCCACGGACAAGACGCAGTGCTACGACCCTGCCACCAACACGTGGAGCCTGAGGGCTGCCATGCCCGTGGAGGCCAAGTGCATCAACGCTGCCAGCTTCAGGGACCACATCTACGTGGTGG GTGGGGCAATGAAAGCTCTCTACTCCTACAGCCCCCAGGAGGACACATGGTGCCTGGTGACTCAGTTTACCCACGAGAGAGCCAGCTGTGGGATTTCTCCTTGCAACAACAAGCTGTTTATCACGGGCGGCCGAGATGAAAAGAACGAAGTCATTGCAACAGTGCTCTGCTGGGACCCTGAAACTCAGAAGCTGACAGAAGAGTGTGTCCTGCCTCGGGGGGTGTCTCACCACGGCAGTGTTACCCTCAGGAAGTCTTACACACCCATCCGTAAGGTTGTGCCCGGGGCGGTTTCTGTCTGA
- the KLHL6 gene encoding kelch-like protein 6 isoform X2, with protein sequence MGDTLEKSSEEPEISLNNECSTKMGDLVEVSSAEKVKFDDTGLSLVLQNGLENLRLENSLTDVILCVDSREFSCHRVVLAAASNYFRAMFCNDLREKYEEKIILKGVDAETMNILLDYTYTSKMLITKQNVQKVLEAASLFQFLRMVDACASFLTEALQPENCVGILRLADAHSLHSLKQQVQNYIIQNFTQVLNYEEFLELPADILCSTLKSDDLCVTEESQVFETVMNWVRYKESERLSLLPYVLENVRLPLLDPWYFVETVEADQLIRQCPDVFPLLQEARMYHLSGNEIITERTKPRMHEFQSEVFMIIGGCTKDEKFVAEVTCLDPLRRSRLEVAKLPITEQEPENENRKWVEFACITLKNEVYISGCSPDGQRELLCSSQLQEEAVRDWGGSQREAGHGQDAVLRPCHQHVEPEGCHARGGQVHQRCQLQGPHLRGGWGNESSLLLQPPGGHMVPGDSVYPRESQLWDFSLQQQAVYHGRPR encoded by the exons ATGGGGGACACGCTGGAGAAGAGCTCTGAGGAGCCCGAGATCTCTTTGAACAATGAGTGTTCAACGAAAATGGGGGACCTGGTGGAAGTGTCAAGTGCTGAAAAGGTCAAGTTTGATGATACAGGTCTCTCTCTGGTGCTCCAGAATGGCCTAGAGAACCTTCGGCTCGAAAATTCCCTTACAGACGTCATCCTGTGCGTGGACAGCAGGGAATTCTCCTGTCACCGAGTGGTCCTTGCTGCAGCAAGCAATTATTTCAG GGCCATGTTCTGCAATGATTTAAGAGAGAAATATGAGGAGAAGATCATACTAAAAGGAGTTGATGCAGAAACCATGAATATACTCTTGGACTACACTTACACCAGCAAGATGCTCATCACAAAGCAAAATGTACAGAAGGTCTTGGAAGCTGCCAGCCTCTTTCAG TTCCTGCGCATGGTAGATGCTTGTGCCAGTTTTCTCACCGAAGCACTCCAGCCGGAGAACTGCGTTGGAATCCTGAGGCTGGCTGATGCCCactccctgcacagcctcaAACAACAGGTACAGAACTACATTATCCAGAACTTCACCCAGGTTCTGAACTACGAGGAgttcctggagctgcctgcGGACATCCTGTGCAGCACACTGAAGAGTGATGACCTGTGTGTCACCGAGGAGTCACAGGTGTTCGAAACAGTGATGAACTGGGTCCGTTACAAGGAGTCAGAAAGGCTTTCACTCCTGCCCTACGTGCTGGAGAATGTCCGGCTGCCCCTCTTGGACCCCTGGTATTTTGTAGAGACTGTTGAAGCTGATCAACTCATAAGACAGTGTCCAGATGTCTTTCCTTTGCTCCAAGAAGCAAGAATGTACCATCTGTCAGGCAATGAG ATTATTACAGAAAGGACCAAGCCCAGGATGCATGAGTTCCAGTCTGAGGTGTTTATGATCATAGGGGGCTGTACAAAAGATGAGAAGTTTGTGGCAGAAGTGACTTGCCTGGATCCTTTGAGGCGAAGCCGTCTGGAAGTAGCGAAATTGCCAATCACAGAGCAGGAGCCGGAGAACGAGAATAGAAAATGGGTGGAGTTTGCATGTATTACTCTGAAAAATGAAGTCTACATATCGG gctgctcccctGATGGTCAACGTGAGCTCCTTTGCAGCAGCCAGCTACAAGAAGAGGCTGTACGTGATTGGGGGGGGTCCCAACGGGAAGCTGGCCACGGACAAGACGCAGTGCTACGACCCTGCCACCAACACGTGGAGCCTGAGGGCTGCCATGCCCGTGGAGGCCAAGTGCATCAACGCTGCCAGCTTCAGGGACCACATCTACGTGGTGG GTGGGGCAATGAAAGCTCTCTACTCCTACAGCCCCCAGGAGGACACATGGTGCCTGGTGACTCAGTTTACCCACGAGAGAGCCAGCTGTGGGATTTCTCCTTGCAACAACAAGCTGTTTATCACGGGCGGCCGAGATGA